In Candidatus Binatia bacterium, the genomic window GCGTTGCCGGCCTCGAGCGACGGGATGACGCGCGCCGGGAAGAAGCGCGTCTTGAGGTAGCGGATGCCGCGCTCGACGCCGCCCTTGTCGGTCGGCTTTCGGACGCGGCACGCGCGGAGCGACACGTGCAACGTGCCGGCGAGCTCGACGAGGTCGGGCGCGAAGCGAATGGCGCTGCCCTCGCGCGCAGCGACGATGCTCTTGGGGTTGTCGAAGAGCCACTGGTGCGTGACGCCGCCGAAGTACTGCGCCGCGCGCACGAGCGAGCGGATCAGGCTCGCCGTCGTCTGCTCGAGCACGAGCTCGGCCCACATCGCGCGCGAGTGCTTGAGCAGGAGCACGAAGCAGTAGAGCGGCCGCGTACCGCCCTTCACGCGGATGTGCCCCACGTGGGCCCAGTCGATCTGCGACTGCTCTCCGAGCAGCGTCTCGATGCGCACGTAGACCTCGCGCCGCGCGCGGGGTCGGTGCACGAAGACGAAGCGGCGGAGCGTCCGCAGGCTGCCGGTGTAGCCGCGCTCCACGATCATGTCGTAGATGCGCGTGCACGTCAGGCGCGGGTAGCGCTCGAGAGTCTCGAGCACGAAGCCGCGGTAGTCGTCGAGCACGGTGGGACGCGGCGCGGCGTTCTTCGGCTCGGGACCGAGCGGCCCGATGACACGCGCGACGACGTCGCTGTGCACGCCGAGCTGCGTGGCGATGGTCCCGCGCTTCCAGTGCTCGCGGAAGTAGAGGCGACGGATCTCGACCTCGGTGCTGCGCTCGATGGTCATCGCGCCCACTCCCACGTCAGCTGCCGCAGGTCGCGGAAGTCGCCGCCCGCAAGGTGCAGCGCGCGCTCGCCGCGCCGTCGCTCAGCGCGTGAGAGGCGGGCCGCGATCCCGACCTCGTAGAAGACGCTCCGTTCGCCGAAGCCGAGCGCGTCGAGGAGGCCGAGCGAGTCGCACGAAGCGGACTGCTCGTCCACAGACAGCACAACGCAGAGGCGCTCGTTCAGGAAGAGCGAAAGGCCCTCGAGCAGCGTCGGGACGGCGCGAGGGTGCGCCGCCGTGCTCGGCGGCAAGATGGCCTTGCACATGTCCGTCGGGCCCTGCGTGATCAGGACCCGCGTCCGCGTCGGCTCCGCGGACAATCTCACCAGCGTGTTCATGCTTCTCGTCTCCGGACGAACGCGGCGCGGACGACGTCGGCGTGACGAGGGGCGCGCGCTCGGCCGGAGCGACGATGGCGACGGAAGGCAAGTTGTCGGCAGGGTGTCCCGTCACGCGCACCGCGAGCGCACGTCGGCGGGTGCGGTACTCGCGGTTACGCTGCGCGTGGTCGGCGCGGCCCTCCTCGCTCGCCTGGTGCCGTGCGTTGCTCGCGCGCCTCGACACGAGCCGGGCTGCGTCACGGTGTCCGATCGAGCAGTAGACCTGCCCGCGGTCGCAGCACTCGCAGACCACGAAGATCGCCTTGCACCACGGGCAGCGTGCCTCGCGCCCGGTCTCGCACTCGTGCCGCACGCGCCCCGCGAGGACGCGACGATTTCTTGCCGCCGCTCACGCCCGTGAGCGAAGGTCGTGTCGTCGGGCTCCGTCGTCGAAACCCGACCGAGGGCTCAGGCGGACACCTGGGCCCTCTCGCTTTCCGTCGCCGTCTTGAACGCGAATGGTGCCGGCGCACCTCCTGGACCGCCAG contains:
- the istA gene encoding IS21 family transposase; amino-acid sequence: MTIERSTEVEIRRLYFREHWKRGTIATQLGVHSDVVARVIGPLGPEPKNAAPRPTVLDDYRGFVLETLERYPRLTCTRIYDMIVERGYTGSLRTLRRFVFVHRPRARREVYVRIETLLGEQSQIDWAHVGHIRVKGGTRPLYCFVLLLKHSRAMWAELVLEQTTASLIRSLVRAAQYFGGVTHQWLFDNPKSIVAAREGSAIRFAPDLVELAGTLHVSLRACRVRKPTDKGGVERGIRYLKTRFFPARVIPSLEAGNA